The Maridesulfovibrio zosterae DSM 11974 genome contains a region encoding:
- a CDS encoding HAD family hydrolase produces the protein MEAVYLSDITPPNVLKNIKGIIFDCDGVLINSFEANKWYYNWFKSNYDLEPMTADEEKFVHAHTNEEALKHILPADVHDEALSIRENPDLIKAADLIEVENGLTRVLEWLRTNKIRAAINTNRGDSLPAILQRFGIENFFSPAVTYGMLPNSKPHPEGVHYILSKWSMKPEEVVYIGDTWVDESCAEQAGVEFWAYRNPNLNARLHINDYWVLSNLLEKAKNDVWADCSCS, from the coding sequence ATGGAAGCTGTATATCTCAGCGATATAACTCCTCCTAATGTATTGAAAAATATTAAAGGTATCATTTTTGATTGTGATGGAGTTCTTATTAATTCATTTGAAGCAAATAAGTGGTATTATAATTGGTTTAAATCTAATTATGACTTGGAACCTATGACTGCAGATGAAGAAAAATTTGTACATGCACATACTAATGAAGAAGCTTTAAAGCATATTTTGCCTGCTGATGTTCATGATGAGGCACTAAGTATCCGCGAGAATCCTGATCTTATTAAAGCAGCTGATTTAATTGAAGTTGAGAATGGTTTGACCAGAGTGCTGGAATGGCTCAGAACCAATAAAATCCGTGCAGCTATAAATACTAACCGAGGGGACTCACTTCCTGCTATTTTGCAGCGGTTTGGAATTGAAAACTTTTTTTCTCCTGCTGTAACCTATGGAATGTTGCCCAATTCTAAGCCACATCCTGAGGGTGTTCATTATATTTTGAGCAAGTGGTCTATGAAGCCAGAAGAAGTCGTTTATATCGGTGATACTTGGGTTGATGAGAGTTGCGCGGAACAGGCCGGTGTTGAATTCTGGGCTTATCGTAACCCAAATTTAAATGCCAGATTGCATATTAATGATTATTGGGTTCTTTCAAACTTGCTTGAGAAAGCTAAGAATGATGTCTGGGCTGATTGTAGCTGTTCGTAG
- the pgsA gene encoding CDP-diacylglycerol--glycerol-3-phosphate 3-phosphatidyltransferase, translated as MPSNKIWTLPNLITLFRVLLTPGFVIAYLDQNFFVALILFIIAGFSDALDGFLARVLDQRSEFGSMIDPLADKILLITSFLCLSAQGYISNWLTVLVISRDMIIVGGLSLLKFYGANVEKKISPLWSSKFTTALQLLVVFMVLCRLAFGVNLYFIQAKAEFLTAFFTLISGAIYLRKGMAMFNEIEAK; from the coding sequence GTGCCTAGTAATAAAATCTGGACCTTACCTAATCTGATAACTCTTTTTAGGGTATTATTGACACCGGGATTTGTAATTGCATATCTCGATCAGAATTTTTTTGTAGCTTTGATCTTATTTATAATTGCGGGTTTTTCTGATGCTTTGGATGGTTTTCTGGCCCGGGTTCTTGATCAACGATCTGAATTCGGCTCAATGATAGATCCTCTTGCAGACAAAATTTTGCTGATTACTTCTTTTCTCTGTCTTTCCGCTCAAGGCTACATCTCCAATTGGCTTACCGTTTTGGTTATTTCCCGTGATATGATCATTGTTGGGGGGCTTAGCCTGCTTAAGTTTTATGGTGCGAACGTAGAGAAAAAAATATCTCCGCTCTGGAGCAGCAAGTTTACCACAGCTTTGCAACTTTTAGTTGTTTTTATGGTTCTTTGCCGTCTTGCTTTTGGGGTTAATCTTTATTTTATACAAGCAAAAGCTGAGTTTCTTACAGCCTTTTTTACACTTATTTCTGGAGCCATATATCTAAGAAAAGGTATGGCCATGTTCAACGAGATTGAGGCAAAATAA
- a CDS encoding twin-arginine translocase TatA/TatE family subunit, which yields MFGLGITEILLILGIIILIFGAKKLPEVGSGLGRAIQNFKKASSESEEIDVTPSKDKDKNA from the coding sequence ATGTTCGGTTTAGGAATCACAGAAATTCTTTTGATTTTAGGGATTATTATATTGATCTTCGGAGCTAAAAAATTACCCGAAGTAGGAAGCGGACTGGGCCGTGCAATTCAAAATTTCAAAAAAGCAAGCAGTGAGTCTGAAGAGATTGACGTAACTCCGTCAAAAGATAAAGACAAAAACGCTTAA